The Microtus pennsylvanicus isolate mMicPen1 chromosome 5, mMicPen1.hap1, whole genome shotgun sequence DNA segment CTGGGCCTGACAGATGACCCAGTCCTTAGAGTCATCCTCTTCATCATCATCCTGTGCATCTACCTGGTGACCGTGTCTGGGAACCTCAGCACCATCCTTCTCATCAGAGTCTCTTCCCAGCTCCATCATCCCATGTATTTTCTTCTCAGTCACCTAGCTACTGTTGACATAGGCCTCTCATCTTCTGTCACACCTAATATGCTTGTCAACTTCTTGGTAAAGCAAAATACTATCCCTTACGTTGGATGTGGCatccagctcagctcagctgctTTTTTTGGTGCATCTGAATGCTTCCTTCTGGCTGCCATGGCCTATGATCGATTTATGGCAATCTGCAACCCACTGCTTTATTCAACTAAAATGTCCTCAAAAGTCTGCATCCAGTTAGTTTTGGGATCATATATAGGGGGGTTTCTTAactcttcctcttttattttttccttcttttctcttctattttgtgAACAAAATAGAGTCAATgactttttctgtgattttgctcCATTGGTGGAACTCTCCTGTTCTGATGTCAGTGTCTATGTAGTTGTTATCTCATTTTCTGCTGGCTCAGTTACTATGGTAACAGTATTTGTCATAGCCATCTCCTACATCTATATCCTCATCACCATTCTGAAGATGCGCTCCACTGAGGGCCGCCACaaggccttctccacctgcacCTCCCACCTCACTGCAGTCACTCTCTACTATGGGACTGTCACCTTCATCTATGTGATGCCTAAATCAAGCTACTCAATGAACCAGAACAAAGTAGTGTCTGTGTTCTACATGGTCGTGGTTCCCATGTTGAATCCCCTCATCTACAGTCTTAAGAATAATGAGATTAAGGGTGCTCTGAAGAGACAGCttagtaagaaaatattttcttagatatgtctttaatccattaTGCTGTCATATGCTGTATAGTAATGACACACCATAGATATTGTGTTAAGTGGGAAATGGGTATTGATTGGTGAAATAAATGTTATGATATAAATTTACCAGACTCATATTTGGTAGTAATTTACAGTGTGAATATTCATAATCACAAATTAAATCATGTGTTCATAATAAGTTGTATGTAATACATTTCATGTGGAACTAAAATTTTTTCTatatagaattattttgtttttaataataagcATGGAATCCAGAGCCTGGTAGAACCAATATGTTCTGCCTATAAGCCATAGCCTCAGGACCCCCAAGAATTCTTATAAGCTAATactatcatatttatttatcattatttctcAACTTAGTTCCTTATACTCAGGAACCCCATCATTGAAACAGTTCATTTCTGCAGGAACATAAGAttatctcttttcttccctctgtggTTCTACTTTGTCAGAAAGCTTCTTGACTTGAGACCAACTTTGATCTTCTACTGCTCATTGCCAGTGTCTCTACGTTAGGCTGACCTCTTTCACAAAAGATACCACCAATGAGATGGCTAGCAATGTGTCAACTTGATTACAATGTTGTTCTCAGATTTTTGTTCCAATATTACTACAAATAATTCTTGGATTGTTTGTACAGGTAATTAGCATACACCACATGTTAAATGAAGCAAATTATCTTATGTGATCAGCATTTTCTGATCAGTTTTATGGAGTGCTATTTGTCAATTGTTGGCATTAATTCATGGTCAAATGGAGTTCTATCTCAAAAGTCTTTTCCTGTACAGATATCTTGTAGAGGACTGTCCATGTTTACTTTTAGTAGTTTCAGAATTTTATGGTTCATACTGAGGTTTTTGGTTCATTTGGAGATGATTTTACATGGGTCATAGATATGcatctaatttcatttttatgcatGTGAACATTCCATTTTCcatgcaccatttgttgaagatgttgtaTTTTTTTAGAGTGTTTGG contains these protein-coding regions:
- the LOC142850895 gene encoding olfactory receptor 5P66 produces the protein MAFPEDGNHTAVTEFILLGLTDDPVLRVILFIIILCIYLVTVSGNLSTILLIRVSSQLHHPMYFLLSHLATVDIGLSSSVTPNMLVNFLVKQNTIPYVGCGIQLSSAAFFGASECFLLAAMAYDRFMAICNPLLYSTKMSSKVCIQLVLGSYIGGFLNSSSFIFSFFSLLFCEQNRVNDFFCDFAPLVELSCSDVSVYVVVISFSAGSVTMVTVFVIAISYIYILITILKMRSTEGRHKAFSTCTSHLTAVTLYYGTVTFIYVMPKSSYSMNQNKVVSVFYMVVVPMLNPLIYSLKNNEIKGALKRQLSKKIFS